The following proteins are encoded in a genomic region of Gottschalkia purinilytica:
- the tetA(P) gene encoding tetracycline efflux MFS transporter TetA(P) codes for MVKKLSAYKIYLLFSAITAMCFSLVVTVMIVYHIEKVHLNPLQLILVGTTLETACFLFEIPTGIVADVYSRKLSIIIGAVLTGLGFILEGSISSFAFILVSQIVWGLGSTFVSGSVEAWIAEEEKTKDLDQIYIRGAQAGQIGTVIGIILSTIIGNLSVRLPIILSGCLFIVFALFLALYMPENNFKPSAPKDLNTFKKMGYTFKSGFKFIKSKSIIMILLSVTLFYGLSSEGYDRLSNAHFLQDTTLPKLGNLQPVTWFGIFGIAGMILSAIVMQFVAKKLEKKDKIQSGKILLATNIFYISFMLVFALTKNFSLMLITYLATNMFRTINEPIFNAWLNSHIDDNARATVLSINGQINALGQILGGPIIGIIATKISVSIGIACTSLLVTPVLVLYIISIIIDKKDANRVKVGNDIYENN; via the coding sequence ATGGTTAAAAAACTTTCAGCATATAAAATTTATTTATTATTTTCAGCTATTACAGCAATGTGTTTTTCATTGGTGGTTACAGTTATGATAGTGTACCACATTGAAAAGGTTCATTTAAATCCACTTCAGCTTATACTTGTTGGAACTACATTGGAAACAGCATGCTTTCTATTTGAAATTCCCACAGGCATAGTTGCAGATGTATATAGCCGTAAATTGTCTATTATTATTGGTGCAGTTTTGACAGGGTTAGGATTTATTTTAGAAGGTTCTATATCTAGTTTTGCTTTTATACTTGTGTCACAGATAGTATGGGGACTAGGTTCTACCTTTGTTAGCGGATCTGTTGAGGCGTGGATTGCAGAAGAAGAAAAAACTAAAGATTTAGATCAAATATATATAAGAGGAGCACAAGCGGGACAAATCGGCACAGTTATAGGAATAATACTAAGCACTATAATAGGTAATTTATCTGTTAGACTGCCTATTATATTAAGCGGATGTTTATTTATAGTTTTTGCATTATTTTTAGCACTGTATATGCCAGAAAACAATTTTAAGCCATCTGCTCCTAAAGATTTAAATACTTTTAAAAAGATGGGATATACCTTTAAATCTGGTTTTAAATTTATAAAAAGTAAATCTATAATAATGATTTTACTTTCTGTAACTTTGTTTTATGGTTTATCCAGTGAAGGCTATGATAGACTTTCCAATGCACATTTCTTGCAGGATACTACACTTCCTAAGCTTGGGAATCTTCAGCCAGTGACTTGGTTTGGTATTTTCGGCATTGCAGGGATGATATTAAGTGCTATAGTAATGCAGTTTGTAGCAAAGAAGCTAGAGAAAAAGGACAAGATTCAAAGTGGAAAGATATTATTAGCTACAAATATATTCTATATATCCTTTATGTTAGTATTTGCCCTTACAAAGAACTTTAGTTTAATGCTAATAACTTATTTAGCAACAAATATGTTTAGAACTATAAATGAGCCCATATTTAATGCATGGTTAAATAGTCATATAGATGATAATGCAAGAGCTACTGTACTTTCTATAAATGGACAAATAAATGCTTTAGGTCAAATTTTAGGTGGACCAATTATAGGAATCATAGCTACAAAAATTTCTGTAAGTATTGGCATAGCATGTACTTCACTATTGGTAACACCAGTATTAGTACTATATATTATTTCTATAATAATAGATAAAAAGGATGCTAATAGGGTTAAAGTGGGGAATGATATATATGAAAACAATTAA
- a CDS encoding FMN-dependent NADH-azoreductase, producing MSKVLYIKANAKPEGVSRTFRVSDSFVESYKESHPDDEVITLDLYKENIGFLTEDDIALHNVEFGEGKDHPVLKYAYQFLEADKFIISAPFWNLSFPAILKAYLDYVSVSGITFKYTSQGPVGLCQGKKVIHFVTRGGAYSHEPLSAFELGDRYLRTLLGFLGITDFTTVALENMDRSDTNIELVVTDAIKDAREEAKNF from the coding sequence ATGAGTAAAGTACTTTATATCAAAGCGAATGCAAAACCTGAAGGGGTTTCAAGAACTTTTAGAGTTTCTGACAGTTTCGTTGAATCATATAAAGAAAGCCATCCTGATGATGAAGTTATAACCTTAGATTTATACAAAGAAAATATAGGGTTCCTAACAGAGGATGATATTGCTCTTCATAATGTTGAGTTTGGTGAAGGTAAAGATCACCCAGTACTGAAATATGCATATCAATTTCTTGAAGCAGATAAATTTATAATCTCAGCTCCTTTCTGGAATTTAAGCTTTCCTGCAATACTTAAAGCCTATCTTGACTATGTAAGCGTAAGTGGTATTACATTCAAATATACATCACAGGGACCAGTTGGACTATGCCAAGGTAAAAAAGTTATACATTTTGTTACAAGGGGAGGAGCCTATTCACATGAACCCCTATCAGCTTTTGAACTAGGTGATAGATACTTAAGAACACTTCTTGGATTTCTTGGAATAACAGATTTTACTACTGTTGCATTAGAAAATATGGATAGAAGTGACACAAATATTGAATTAGTTGTAACAGATGCAATTAAAGATGCAAGAGAAGAAGCTAAAAACTTCTAA
- a CDS encoding tRNA-dihydrouridine synthase, which produces MVSSMNPIKIKNVTFKNRVVMAPMVRFGLSAENGIMGQKLVDHYKKRANTGIGLMITQALSVNEGKDFAGGAGAYSEDHISYLADIRKTCHDSGTRLFAQLIYPGFAYYDDNSYDINKISKHDLIKIRDGFIRGAEICKKAGLDGIEMHGAHSFFLNMMSSPISNHRIDKYGGDINERLLLVKEIVEGIRSFADDDFIISYRMGWNDRLDTDIEMAKVLEKLGIELLHISSGIPKDRRVEVPENFPFNNIVYTGTQVKKHVNVPVIVVNDIRTLNRGNYLLEHDMCDFIAYGKPFLADEKFMIKSLVDGDYKACLGCKQCQWYINGEKCPVQIKAQNGR; this is translated from the coding sequence GTGGTAAGTAGTATGAATCCAATCAAAATAAAAAATGTGACCTTTAAAAATAGAGTAGTTATGGCTCCGATGGTACGTTTCGGATTGTCAGCGGAAAATGGTATAATGGGTCAAAAGTTAGTTGATCACTATAAGAAAAGAGCTAATACTGGTATCGGACTTATGATTACTCAAGCTCTTTCAGTGAATGAAGGGAAAGATTTCGCTGGAGGTGCAGGGGCGTATAGTGAGGATCATATTAGTTACTTGGCAGATATAAGAAAAACTTGTCATGACAGTGGTACAAGACTTTTTGCTCAATTAATTTATCCAGGTTTTGCTTATTATGATGATAATTCATATGATATTAATAAAATATCTAAACATGATTTAATTAAAATAAGAGATGGGTTTATTCGTGGTGCAGAAATATGTAAAAAAGCAGGACTCGATGGGATAGAAATGCATGGTGCTCATAGTTTTTTCCTAAATATGATGTCATCACCTATTTCTAATCATCGTATAGATAAATATGGTGGAGATATTAATGAAAGACTACTTTTAGTAAAGGAAATAGTAGAAGGAATTAGAAGCTTCGCTGATGATGACTTTATAATATCATACAGAATGGGGTGGAATGATAGACTTGATACTGATATTGAAATGGCTAAAGTTCTTGAAAAACTAGGTATAGAACTACTTCATATTTCTTCTGGTATTCCAAAAGACAGAAGAGTTGAAGTGCCTGAAAACTTTCCATTTAATAATATTGTTTATACTGGTACCCAAGTTAAAAAGCATGTTAATGTTCCTGTCATTGTAGTTAATGATATTAGAACACTTAACAGAGGAAATTATCTACTTGAACATGATATGTGTGACTTTATAGCATATGGTAAGCCATTTCTTGCAGATGAAAAGTTTATGATTAAATCCTTAGTGGATGGGGATTATAAGGCTTGCTTAGGATGTAAACAATGTCAATGGTATATAAATGGCGAGAAATGTCCTGTGCAAATAAAAGCTCAAAACGGAAGATAA
- a CDS encoding cytidine deaminase family protein, producing MKFDELYDIAKNTLKPRKLSKNSYAGSVAAAILSESGKVYTGVCIDTPCSMGFCAEHAAIAAMITAGENKITKVIAVYEDGTIIPPCGRCREFICQIHDENYKCEVMIKKDVILTISDLLPYRWE from the coding sequence ATGAAATTTGATGAATTATATGATATTGCAAAAAATACATTAAAACCTAGAAAACTTTCTAAAAACTCTTATGCTGGCTCTGTTGCAGCAGCTATTTTAAGTGAAAGTGGAAAAGTTTATACTGGAGTATGCATAGATACCCCTTGTTCTATGGGATTTTGTGCAGAACATGCAGCTATTGCAGCTATGATTACTGCTGGAGAAAATAAAATAACAAAAGTAATTGCGGTTTATGAGGATGGAACAATAATTCCACCCTGTGGAAGATGTAGAGAATTCATTTGTCAAATTCATGATGAAAACTATAAATGTGAAGTAATGATAAAAAAGGATGTAATACTTACTATCAGTGATTTGCTACCATATAGATGGGAGTAG
- a CDS encoding winged helix-turn-helix transcriptional regulator, whose amino-acid sequence MKNLCPSKKAPFEYTLDIIGGKWKMKIMYELACGQKLRYSEIKRNICLITHKMLSAQLKELERDDIIIRKQFSQIPPKVEYSLSEKGKSLMPILNEMCKWGLENISSSNKLE is encoded by the coding sequence ATGAAAAATTTATGTCCTAGTAAAAAGGCCCCTTTTGAATACACTCTTGATATTATCGGAGGTAAATGGAAGATGAAGATAATGTATGAGTTAGCATGTGGTCAAAAGCTTCGCTATAGTGAAATCAAACGAAATATCTGCTTGATTACTCACAAAATGTTAAGTGCTCAACTTAAAGAACTAGAGCGTGACGATATCATAATTAGAAAACAATTTTCCCAGATACCTCCTAAGGTTGAATATTCCTTAAGTGAAAAAGGTAAAAGTCTCATGCCTATTTTAAATGAGATGTGTAAGTGGGGATTAGAAAATATATCTTCTTCTAATAAATTAGAATAA
- a CDS encoding CD3324 family protein, producing MSYIKAKDIFPKEIIDLIHQYVDGEYIYIPKKQDNKKKWGETTNTRKEIETRNRNIYEEYNRGMDKEYIANKYFLSRKSIDRIILQHKRK from the coding sequence ATGAGCTATATTAAAGCTAAAGATATATTTCCAAAAGAGATAATTGATTTAATCCATCAGTATGTAGATGGAGAATATATATATATTCCTAAAAAACAGGATAATAAAAAGAAATGGGGAGAAACAACTAATACAAGAAAAGAAATTGAAACTAGAAATAGAAATATTTATGAAGAGTATAATAGGGGTATGGATAAAGAGTATATTGCTAACAAGTATTTTTTATCAAGGAAAAGCATAGACAGAATTATTTTACAGCACAAAAGAAAATAA
- the tet gene encoding tetracycline resistance ribosomal protection protein gives MKTINIGIVAHVDAGKTTTTENLLYYSGAIKTVGKVDLGNTQTDSMELERERGITIKSSAISFVWNNVKVNIIDTPGHVDFVSEVERSLSVLDGAILVVSAVEGIQSQTRILFNTLKALKIPTIIFINKLDRTGSDYNKVFKEIKKTMCNKVVRLQKVYNEGSKDVHLNNLSEINTVNDDIIDVLSDLDDVFLEEYVNGIEHDKKEIQKKLSFYSKKGSLYTVLCGSASIGIGVENLLDGICSYLPLANEDCSSDLSGIVFKIERTSTNEKKVYVRLFGGKISVRDKIKVPNKDIVEKVKKINVPENGKFIEASSIEAGDIGILYGLTNFQIGDVIGASNDRIKNISITKPTLKTTISAVNKEENGDLFKALISLTEEDPMLELGMNDSDKEIYVNLFGEVQMEILSSILDEFYGIKVEFSNIQTIYKETPKSVGTSVMYMQEGLNLFWATVGLKIEPAKRGEGLKYISNVSVGSLPKSFQNAIEEAVIKTSKQGLFGWEVTDMKVTLTCGEFSSPVSTPADFRDVTPMVFMEALYEAKTDLLEPLHEFELRIPQKVLSKAIWDLEVMRATFDNPIIVEDEFLIKGLIPVENSKDYKLKIASYTEGKGMFLTKFFGYKEVPFELAKTRQKTTYDPLNKKEYLLHKLNAIRD, from the coding sequence ATGAAAACAATTAATATAGGGATTGTAGCTCACGTTGATGCTGGAAAAACAACTACAACTGAGAATCTTTTATATTACAGTGGAGCTATAAAAACGGTGGGTAAAGTTGATTTAGGAAATACACAAACAGATTCAATGGAACTTGAGCGTGAGAGAGGAATTACTATCAAATCATCAGCTATATCCTTTGTTTGGAATAATGTTAAAGTAAATATTATCGATACCCCAGGGCATGTAGATTTTGTTTCTGAAGTAGAACGATCTTTAAGTGTTTTAGATGGAGCAATATTAGTTGTATCAGCAGTAGAAGGAATTCAGTCACAAACAAGAATATTATTTAACACATTAAAGGCTTTAAAAATTCCAACAATAATTTTTATAAATAAGCTAGATAGAACTGGATCAGATTATAATAAAGTTTTTAAAGAAATAAAAAAGACTATGTGTAATAAAGTAGTTAGATTACAAAAGGTATATAATGAGGGAAGCAAAGATGTTCATTTAAATAATTTATCTGAAATAAACACAGTAAATGATGATATTATTGATGTTTTATCTGATTTAGATGATGTGTTTTTAGAGGAATATGTTAACGGAATAGAGCATGATAAAAAAGAAATACAAAAAAAGCTTTCATTTTATTCAAAAAAAGGGAGTTTATATACTGTACTTTGTGGATCTGCATCAATTGGTATTGGCGTTGAGAATTTATTAGATGGAATTTGCAGCTATCTACCACTTGCTAATGAGGATTGTAGCAGTGATTTATCTGGAATAGTGTTTAAAATTGAAAGAACAAGTACAAATGAAAAGAAAGTTTATGTAAGGCTATTTGGCGGTAAAATATCTGTAAGAGATAAAATAAAAGTACCTAATAAGGATATAGTAGAAAAAGTGAAGAAAATTAATGTGCCGGAAAATGGTAAGTTTATTGAAGCATCAAGTATAGAAGCGGGTGATATTGGTATTTTGTATGGCCTTACAAATTTTCAGATTGGAGATGTTATTGGAGCTTCAAATGATAGAATAAAAAATATATCTATAACTAAACCAACATTAAAAACTACTATCTCTGCTGTTAACAAAGAAGAAAATGGAGACTTATTTAAGGCTTTAATATCTCTTACAGAAGAAGACCCAATGTTAGAATTAGGTATGAATGACAGTGATAAAGAAATTTATGTTAATTTATTTGGCGAGGTTCAAATGGAAATACTAAGTTCTATATTAGATGAATTCTATGGAATAAAAGTAGAATTTTCAAATATCCAGACCATTTATAAAGAGACTCCTAAAAGTGTTGGTACATCAGTAATGTACATGCAGGAAGGATTAAACCTTTTCTGGGCAACGGTAGGTTTAAAAATAGAGCCTGCCAAAAGAGGTGAAGGACTTAAATATATCTCAAATGTTTCAGTAGGATCATTACCAAAATCTTTTCAAAACGCAATCGAAGAAGCAGTTATTAAGACAAGTAAACAAGGACTATTTGGTTGGGAAGTTACTGACATGAAAGTTACACTTACTTGTGGTGAATTTTCTAGTCCAGTTAGCACTCCAGCTGATTTTAGAGATGTAACTCCTATGGTGTTTATGGAGGCGTTATATGAAGCTAAAACTGACTTGCTAGAACCTTTACATGAATTTGAACTCAGGATTCCCCAAAAGGTTTTGAGTAAAGCCATTTGGGATTTAGAAGTTATGAGAGCTACCTTTGATAATCCGATTATTGTTGAAGATGAATTTTTAATAAAAGGTCTAATTCCTGTAGAAAATTCAAAAGACTACAAGCTAAAAATAGCTTCATATACAGAAGGTAAGGGAATGTTTTTAACAAAATTTTTTGGATACAAGGAGGTTCCCTTTGAATTAGCTAAAACTCGTCAAAAAACAACCTACGATCCTTTGAATAAAAAAGAGTATTTACTTCATAAGTTAAATGCAATCAGAGACTAA
- a CDS encoding GIY-YIG nuclease family protein: MSKIPEHLIEKVKAIPSKPGIYQMKDMYGYVMYIGKSKTLQSRVKSYFYTDHKQNKIERMVFHIHDIDVIVTDTHLEAQILECALIKKMKPIYNSQMKNDNKYVYLKIESNHRLKPLSIVHKRENEHCIGPYRSKSKLIKIIEFFQNIYPITKCDNLYKFTYKVLPESLDREDFEKNKECLEEILYKEECMKTFLSQISEKMDIAASKFQFETASAYRDILENIKYLHDNYLNQIKTLEYRKILMGEQIDDGYKVFYISNNRIVLKKKYKGLTKDIVEDFLKQADKLDKQVSYIMNEKRDLDFKKIIYTEIKDDESKSILYIDDDYCIDQFINKLIKSK; this comes from the coding sequence TTGTCTAAAATACCTGAGCATTTAATAGAAAAAGTTAAAGCAATACCATCAAAACCTGGTATCTATCAGATGAAGGATATGTATGGATATGTTATGTATATTGGCAAGAGTAAGACACTTCAGTCAAGAGTAAAGTCTTATTTTTATACTGATCATAAACAGAATAAGATAGAGAGAATGGTATTTCATATACACGATATTGATGTGATTGTTACGGATACACATTTAGAAGCACAGATCCTTGAATGTGCACTTATAAAGAAAATGAAGCCTATATATAATAGTCAGATGAAAAATGATAACAAATATGTATATCTAAAAATAGAAAGTAATCATAGACTTAAACCTTTATCAATAGTTCACAAGAGAGAAAATGAACATTGTATTGGACCTTATAGAAGTAAAAGTAAACTGATAAAGATAATTGAGTTTTTTCAAAATATATATCCAATAACGAAATGTGATAATTTATATAAATTCACATACAAAGTTTTGCCAGAGTCTTTAGATAGAGAGGACTTTGAAAAAAATAAGGAATGTTTAGAAGAAATACTATACAAAGAAGAATGTATGAAGACATTTTTATCTCAAATCTCAGAAAAGATGGATATAGCTGCTTCAAAGTTTCAATTTGAGACTGCTTCTGCTTATAGAGATATATTAGAAAATATAAAGTATCTACATGATAACTATCTAAATCAGATAAAGACATTAGAATATAGAAAGATTTTAATGGGAGAGCAAATAGATGATGGATATAAAGTTTTCTATATTTCAAATAATCGAATAGTATTAAAAAAGAAATACAAAGGGTTAACAAAAGACATTGTAGAAGATTTTTTAAAACAAGCTGATAAATTAGATAAACAAGTAAGTTACATTATGAATGAAAAAAGAGATTTAGACTTTAAAAAAATAATTTATACAGAAATTAAAGACGATGAATCTAAATCAATATTATATATTGATGATGACTACTGCATTGATCAATTTATAAACAAGCTAATAAAAAGTAAGTAG
- a CDS encoding sigma-54 interaction domain-containing protein has translation MEQLLSFLQNELSHFVQAIAEVLKVDVQIIDSQYNRVAGTGYWKNKVNKSIKDHAYITKRVFETGKNAVIHNPRENLICNDCNKKDYCTETMEISIPIRLRERIIGTIECVCINEEQKEHIVNNETTYIVFIEQMAKLLESRVIEEMEKRKKLKVLNLLDNVLNKLNEGVIVIDNHYNIVNSNNYAKKILKIDTNLSKKISIKETENMILKLQEYKIKYNDNIFTVVGERYDVNYGNEEINEVIVFTSKETLKEQFLELSGSKHNIGMDKIVGNSHVVKELKKKINTIALSDSTVLITGESGTGKELVARALHNESDRANQPFVAVNCAAIPDTLLESELFGYSKGAFTGANPKGKIGKIELADGGTLFLDEIGDMPLYMQAKILRVLEDKSIVKLGDIEEKLLDIRIVAATNKNLEEMIRENAFRSDLYYRLNVIPLNIKPLRERKEDIKTLFSYFLEKYGIIFDKKVTAVSEDIWKYLCAYEWPGNIRELENSAEYVMNMLKSNEIISIKHLPNRIIISKKSETEIKTTLDDVERQLIKEYLNVYGLSVEGKEKVADKLGISIATLYRKIKKYNI, from the coding sequence ATGGAACAACTACTTTCATTTCTTCAAAACGAATTGAGTCATTTTGTTCAAGCAATAGCTGAAGTATTAAAAGTGGACGTGCAGATTATAGATTCTCAATATAATCGTGTTGCAGGAACAGGATATTGGAAGAACAAAGTAAATAAGAGTATAAAAGATCATGCTTATATTACTAAGAGAGTCTTTGAGACAGGAAAAAATGCAGTTATTCATAATCCTAGAGAGAATTTAATATGCAATGATTGCAATAAGAAAGATTATTGTACAGAAACAATGGAAATTTCAATACCTATAAGGCTTAGGGAAAGAATTATTGGTACTATAGAATGTGTATGTATCAATGAAGAACAGAAAGAACATATAGTAAATAACGAAACCACATATATAGTATTCATTGAACAGATGGCAAAATTATTAGAATCAAGAGTAATTGAAGAAATGGAAAAGAGAAAGAAGTTAAAGGTCTTGAATTTATTAGATAATGTTTTAAATAAACTCAACGAAGGTGTTATAGTAATAGATAACCACTATAATATTGTGAACTCTAACAATTATGCAAAAAAAATACTAAAGATTGACACTAATTTAAGTAAGAAGATAAGCATTAAGGAAACTGAAAATATGATATTGAAACTTCAGGAATACAAGATTAAATATAATGATAATATATTTACGGTAGTTGGAGAAAGATATGATGTTAATTATGGTAATGAAGAAATTAATGAAGTAATTGTTTTTACGTCTAAAGAAACTCTTAAGGAACAATTTTTAGAGCTATCAGGTTCTAAGCATAATATTGGGATGGACAAGATTGTTGGGAATTCACACGTAGTAAAAGAATTAAAGAAAAAAATTAATACTATTGCTTTATCAGATTCAACAGTATTGATAACAGGTGAAAGTGGAACAGGAAAAGAGTTAGTGGCCAGAGCCCTTCATAATGAAAGTGATCGTGCTAACCAACCTTTTGTTGCTGTCAATTGTGCTGCTATACCTGATACATTATTGGAAAGTGAACTTTTTGGATACAGCAAAGGAGCATTTACAGGAGCTAACCCCAAGGGCAAAATCGGGAAAATAGAGTTGGCAGATGGAGGAACATTATTTTTAGATGAAATTGGTGATATGCCTTTATATATGCAGGCTAAAATTCTTAGGGTGCTTGAAGATAAAAGTATAGTTAAACTTGGAGATATTGAAGAGAAATTACTTGATATTAGAATTGTAGCAGCTACGAATAAAAACTTAGAAGAAATGATTAGAGAAAATGCATTTAGATCAGATTTGTATTACAGATTAAATGTTATTCCACTAAACATTAAGCCATTAAGAGAGCGAAAAGAAGATATCAAAACTTTGTTCTCTTATTTTCTAGAAAAGTATGGAATTATCTTCGATAAGAAAGTTACAGCTGTTTCTGAAGATATTTGGAAATACTTATGTGCATATGAGTGGCCAGGCAATATACGTGAGTTAGAAAATTCAGCAGAGTATGTCATGAATATGTTAAAAAGCAATGAAATCATTTCCATTAAACATCTACCTAATAGAATAATAATTAGCAAGAAATCTGAAACAGAGATAAAAACTACTTTAGACGATGTAGAACGACAATTAATTAAAGAATATTTAAATGTTTATGGCTTGAGTGTAGAAGGTAAGGAAAAAGTAGCTGATAAATTAGGCATTAGTATAGCTACTTTGTATAGAAAAATTAAAAAATATAATATATAG
- a CDS encoding Vat family streptogramin A O-acetyltransferase yields MNKFGPNPDSIYPNENIKSICYIKNVIKNPNIQVGDYTYYDDINGAEKFEEHVTHHYEFIGDKLIIGKFCAIAKGIEFVMNGANHRMNSITTYPFNIMGSGWEKAAPTLEDLPIKGDTVVGNDVWIGQNVTVMPGVHIGDGSIIAANSVVTKDVPPYHIAGGNPCKIIKKRFDDELIDYLLKLKWWDWSEEKIFKNLEVLCSSDLDKIKSI; encoded by the coding sequence ATGAATAAATTCGGCCCAAATCCAGATAGTATTTACCCTAATGAAAACATAAAGAGTATTTGTTATATAAAAAATGTTATAAAAAATCCTAATATTCAGGTTGGAGACTACACTTATTATGATGATATAAATGGAGCAGAAAAGTTCGAAGAACATGTTACTCATCATTATGAATTTATAGGTGATAAACTTATTATAGGAAAATTTTGTGCAATAGCAAAAGGAATAGAATTTGTTATGAATGGTGCAAATCATAGAATGAACTCTATAACTACATATCCTTTTAATATTATGGGGAGTGGATGGGAAAAAGCTGCACCTACTCTTGAAGATTTACCTATAAAAGGTGATACTGTAGTTGGTAATGATGTGTGGATTGGACAGAATGTTACAGTAATGCCTGGTGTTCATATTGGAGATGGTTCAATTATTGCTGCTAATTCTGTAGTAACAAAAGATGTTCCACCGTATCATATTGCTGGAGGTAATCCATGTAAAATTATAAAAAAGAGATTTGATGATGAATTGATTGATTATTTATTAAAATTAAAATGGTGGGATTGGTCTGAAGAAAAGATCTTTAAAAATCTTGAAGTACTTTGTAGCTCAGATTTAGATAAAATTAAGTCCATATAG